Sequence from the Penicillium oxalicum strain HP7-1 chromosome IV, whole genome shotgun sequence genome:
gatttctttcttccaagTTGCTCCCGGCGACATTGAGGCCGACAATGAGCAAATCGGCACAACGGCGCAAGGTGAAGACTCAACGTCCACGTCTCACGGTCCATCGCAGACCCTCCCCACCGAGGCCGTCGCGCCCACGGCAGCATCCGATAGCCAAATGGTGTCCAAGGCAGCGCGAGCTCACCAATTTGTGACCAATCCCCCTCTCACCGTGTCGCAGCTCCACATGACGGATCCCCTTCAGCAATTCCATACATGGTTCCGTGACCCACGGTTGCCGGCGAGCTCGGCGCCCGAGACCTGCACCCTCGCCACAGCAGAGCTGCCTTCAGGGCGAGTTAGCGCACGATCGGTCTATTTGAAGGAGCTAGATGAGCGCGGATGGGTTGTCTACAGCAATTGGGGGAGTCGGGAGGGCAAGGGTGCCCATATCTTTGGACGACAAGGAGCAGGAACATCAGCAGCGGACAGCGACATGCCCCAAGCGATTCCCGAGCCGGGTCAAGAGGCCGCTGACGGACACGAGGCGGGTAATAAATGGGCTGCCTTGACCTTCACTTGGTCGATCACGGAACGCTCGGTGCGGATCGAAGGCATGTTGGAGCCACTCCGTCGAGAGGAGAGCGAATTATACTGGCGCACTCGCGAGCGTGGAAGTCAGATCGGTGGTTGGGCTAGTTGGCAGAGCCAGGTATTGTGGTCTGCCGAGCCCGACCAGCTGGCTGAACGCCAACGCCAGGCGGGCGTGACGGAGCTGCAAGGCTCAGCCGGATCAGCTCCCGGTGCGAATGTCCCGGCCGACATCGACGTGACGGATATCGATGACGGGCGAGCATTGCTCGAGCAGCGCGTCAAGGAAGTCGAGGCACGATTCGCAAATGTCAAGGAgattcctctccctcccttctGGGGCGGCATGCGTCTGGTTCCCGAGTCCATTGAGTTCTGGCAGGGCCGTCGAAGCCGACTGCATGATCGTTTCCGCTATGTCCGCGTGGccggggagggagagaacgCGAAATGGCGGCTGCAGAGACTCTCTCCTTAGGATGTGCAATATCGCATTTTCCGTAAATTCATATCAGCTCCAGCAACATTAGCGACCTACTCAATTGAATTAGCCCCACTCTCCGTACATTCAGAGCACTTCGACGGAATCTCCAGATGTATGTGATTGTCGATCACGCCCTATCTTATCAGTCTTGGCGCATCTCCGCGGGGATTGGAGTGGGAGGAGTGGACGACCGACGATCCTCCATCCTCGAAGATTCGACAATTGCGCATTGTTGTACAGTGGTGGGAGATATTCACTGGGAGAACAATATTACTtattccttttccttttatTTCCAATTCGACCATGAGTACACCAATCTCAACCACACCTTCGACTCGATCGTCGTGGATCGTGATCGCGCTAGCCAGCGGCGCATTCGCCGCCCTGAATGGACTCTTTGCAAAGCTGTAAGCTCCCTCATCCAGCCACTGTAGCCAGCTAGCTCTGGAGCACCGACGGGGGAGACAGAGACGACGTCCAGGGGTACAGCTCCCCGTCGTACCTGCATCCAGACCCTCCCCGCTTGCAGTGTGTGCTCTTGCCCGTCTCGACTTCAAAAGTCACACAAGGTGCTAACGatccctcccctcctctcacTTTCAGAACGACCGACACTCACACCACTGCCTTCGCTCAATCCATTGCCCACCTCTTTGGGCTCGAGTCCTCAAGCTTCCTAGAGCTCCTGGTCCGTGGCGTACGTTTCCCTTTTtacttcccccccccccttggcTCTCGCCTCTTCCATTGccttccccttttttttttgaaactTCTTGAGACACACAAAACAACCTAAGCATTAACACTACCCTTTCTTATACACCATCTCCAGCTCTGTCTCGGTCTCAATGTCCTCTGTAACATCATCATGTGGGCACTATTCACCCGCGCTCTGACGGCCGGACCGTCCACCACCAAAGTCTCGATCACAAACACCTCGGCCAACTTTTTGATGACGGCCTTATTGGGGATGGTCATCTTTCGGGAATCGGTCGGGGGGCTGTGGTGGCTTGGGGCGGCAATGATGGGTGCTGGTTGTATATTGGTTGGGATGCGTGAAggagcttgagcttgagacTGGACGGGTGCTCTGTGGATTTCCGTCGGTGTCGATTTTTGTCCCGGTTCCTGATGACTCGGGACCTTGCTGGATCTTGGGAATGAGGGGGTAGAAGGGGCTGTATGGATAGGGACAGTGGTTCTTTGGTGTATAGCTCCGTGGGAGCTTCATCCAGCCAGGTCCGAGGCCTAGGGCCTGGGAGGTAGGATGTGGGCATCCATTCTGGCTGGGTGGATCCATGGAATGAATGATTATACTCGAGGAATATCTAAATTCATATGTAGACCGGATGGCTGGAAAGGATCAGGGTTGTAAAAGTGGTAAGACATCCCGATGTATTTTGTTTCGCGTGCTTGTGCCGCGATCAAAAAGCgattctgtttcttcttccgtcttcctttttttttttttgctagAGGATCCATCTTGCATAGCGAGGCATACCTGGAACGGTACTCGTTGCTCTGGAAGCCCGGTCGTGAACGAttacctacctaggtaccttCCATAGACCTTCAGGTCCAAGCGGATGATATCATAGATACCGGACTTGTGGAAGTAATGTGAATTGACTCGGATCCAAGACCAAAACTACACAAGcccagagggggggggggggccttcCATTGTGTATATGACTCTATTTGCCATGCAAAATGCATCTTTGTACAGGTCTATCGCCCACGAGTCCGAGTCTGTTCGTCTCTGTCTTCTAGTTCCACAAAGCCATCATCCACAGCGTTATCCGATCTCCCGGGCTCCGACTCCGACGCCATTGCTCTGTCGCGAGGACGGGAATCCTGCAGCCGGACAGGGCCCCGAGGCCGGATCGATCCGTTGACAAACCCAGCAACGGTGAGGATCAGTCGCCAGAGTCGATCTTCCAGCGCCTCCGGGGCAGCAGTCTCCAAATGACCACCGAGCGGAGCAGATGCAAAGTCGGCCGCGCCCGTCGTCGCCAACGCATGCTCTTCGGCCTCGACCTTGAATTGATACTTCAAGCAATCCTTGACCGTCACCAGACCCGTCAGACGGCCATGGCGTTCAACGAGAATCACTCGGGGCCCCATcttcttgaagatctccatcACGGTCTCGAGCGGAAGACGCGGATGCACGGTCAAGGGCGTATGGTCAACATACCGCGAAAAGTCCACGACTCCGGCCCCAACACTGGCCTGAATGTCCTCGAATGTGTCAGGAGTTCGCAGATGTCGGGAGACGGAGACACGGCGGGTGGCGCTCGCCTCGGCCGCTTCGGGTGTGAAAACACATCGAGCACGCGGAGAGAGTAAGCCCTGGCTGCGGGCGCGATCGATGGCATACCGAAGCTCAGTACGTCCAATATAGCCGACCAGGGTCTTCGAGGTGCGGTCCTCCACTATGGGGAACCCCTGGAATTTATTGTCATTCAGCAAATGCTCTGCTTCCCGCACGGGGAAGCCGGCCGCGGGCAGAGTAAGCGGATCCGTCGTCATGGCGTGCGACACAGGCACGTTGAAGACGTGGTCTTCTTTATTGTCCAGGAATGGAAACCCATTGAACCAGATCATTCGATCGGCGATACCTCCATTTCCAAATCTGTCTCCGACAGCCTTGGTCACACCGACAACGATCTAGCGAGGCATCCAAAGGTCAGCTGTGTTGGAAccggaaaagggaaaaagggtggaagaaaagaaagaaggaaagaaaggtGAGAAGCGCCGCTGCTGGGACAAAGACTGTCTTACCATGGTTGGTAAAATGTAGGTCAAGGCGCCGGTCAATTCAAACATGATGACCGTGACCGAGATGGTTAGATGCATGATCCCACTCAGAGCCGCGCCTGCACCCAGGAAGGCATAGGTGCCGGGAGTGATACAGGGTACGTCTGGGTTGCACGATGCGAAAAATGACGAGTTAGGAAAGGACTCGTAGAGCGCTTGCACCATGATGCCGATCATGCGACCAAAGGACGCCCCGACGGCCATCGATGGAACAAAAATACCCGCAGGCACTTTGCAGCCGTAGGAGATGATGACCAGCACGGTACGCAGGATCGTGGCAATGGCAAGTGAGAGCACCGTCCACCAACGGTTCTTGCTTCTGTGGATATAAACATCAGATCAACCAGCTGCAGGAAAGAAGGGACGACAAAGTCGACATACTCGCAAATGCCATCGTAATCATGTCCTCCTTCGCATTCTTGGAATAAAATTTCCATCATCTCAGTCATGTTGATCTTCAAAAACATGTTCGGGTAGCACAAGATGGCCGTCAGTGCCGCGAGCACCAGTGACTCGGTAATGGGCCACTGGGACAGATATTTTTTGCGGAAGGCTGCCACTCGCAGGTTCCATTTGATCACAAATGCGCCGTATAACCCTCCAAAGACACCAATAAACACGAAGAATATTAGCTCAAAAAAGTGCCAGGTGCGATCATAAGAAACTTGGAACATGACCAATTGACCAGTTCTGAAAGGATTGAGGGCCTGTCAGCGTTAGCGGCGCTTTTCCGACGGAGAGCATGAAACGTCAGCATGGGATATATCTCATACAGCAAGAACACTGGTGGCGACTAAAGCACAGAAGTAGCTGCGCCATAAAGTCTTCAAAGGGAAGTAGTTTGCCATTTCCTAGTCAATGTCAGTGACTCAACCTCCTCTCCACAGATCCGATGGAGTTCGATCACCCACCTCGAGGGAAAACAGAACCCCTCCGATGGGGCTTCCAAAGGCAACGGCTACACCAGCTGCGGCCGATGCGGTCATGATTTCTCTCGTCTTGGAGGCACTTCGCTTGTACTTGTGGAAAAAGCGTGATATGACATTTCCGGTACACACAGCAAAATGCACGCTCGGGCCCTCCTTTCCTACCGAGAGACCAGAGGCAATAGCCAGTGGTAATGcgattgatttgatgaggAGTGTCCAGCCTCCAAGAAAGCCCTTCATGACAAACCCAGCAATAATGCACTTGATCTCTGAAATGCCGGATCCTGCAGCATATGGAGCAAAAGACTTGACTAGGATCGCTGCGACAAAGGCAAATAGGACCTACAACATTCTCAGCTTGTGCGCTTTTGCGCCGGCGCAATGGAGGGCAGGGCGACTTACCGCGAAGAAGAAGTAGACAACATAATTGATCAGCCACCAAGACGTCCAATGCTTCCATTCCGGGCAGCCTGATTGAATCATGGGTCAATGTTCAAGATATACCCCAACTTTCAGTAGCATCTAGACCTACCTCCTTCGGCCCCCCAGCAACAGAACTGTTCGTTCAAATAAAACGCCGTCGTGCAGTGTCCCAGCTTGATGTCGGATAGCCACTCGGTAATGATATTGAGAACGGCCGAATTGAGCCCGATGGCCATGCCGACGAGAGTTACCACAAGCCAGGCCTGCCCGGCGTCGTACGACTCTCGCACCTTTCGTCGCCAGCCCAAGACACCTTCTTGGTCCCAGAAACCGCCCCCGCTCTGTCGCTTGACCCGACGAGCATTCTGTTCATTGACTGCATCCTGCACCCAGTCAATCGTCGTAAAGTCCTCGTAGCGCTTGATCTCACTGATCTCGTCCGTGATGGTGGGCCCTTGCGAGTTTCGAGCTCCCGGGGCAGTTTCGGGATCGACAGTCGAGGCGAAAGAGAGGCCAGAGAGTCTGCGCAAAATACGGCGCTCGTCAACGATTGATGGCGACCTCAAATTTGTGGAGGAGGGGCGTGGTGAGGTCATGGCATCGACCTATGCGGTGGAATCAGCATAGTCGGGTGGGTGTCAGCGTCAATGGTGCTTCCACGCCGCGGCCGGATGTCGCAAGCCGAGATGCAAGACGGATTTGAAGGGAGATAGGCCACACAGTGCACACCTTGGCAAGTCGCTTGCATAGGCCGTTCCGCTGGACGTGAGAATAGCAAGTAGTGACCAAGCTAAGGTGCTCGTGGAATCAATCGCAGGGTCAAGGCTCCGCCAATGCCAAGTATCGATAACGGAGTCGTGGTAAGATAACGCCGCGCCCGCGCGTTTAACTTTCCTTAGCCCCAAGACCCGCGCCTGAAACAAGCTGCATTCAAAGAGTCGTCCGGTTCTGCCTCCCCCGCTACGTGACACTGGAGGTCCGATCGAATATAAAAGAACACAGAAGTCAGCCGGCAGAAAACATTTCGTGATGTCCCCGAAAGTCGTgcccgagcccgaggagATCACTGGGCAAAGTGCTCTTCCCAGTAGGTAGACCTTCGGACGTGCAAGGGAGTTCTCAGAAACAGCGCCTAATGCTATTCCAGTTTCGCGAGTCAAGAAGATCATACAGCTTGATGAAGACATTGCGCAATGCTCCAGCAATGCAACCTTTGTGATTGCCATGGCTACGGTGCGCCGTTTCTCGTTCATCTCACGGCGTGGTTCGCCTCGACTAACCGCTCGACAGGAGATGTTTATCGAATATCTCGCAGAACAAGGGCACAATGTTGTCAAGTCAGAAAGGAAGCCCCGAAAGACGGTGCAGTACAAGGACCTAGGTAGGTTGCAGCCAACTTCCGCTCAAGTTTCATCCTTTCATCGTCGATCGAGCCCTTTGCTGATTCTTCCATGCGCCAAACAGCCACCGCCGTGTCACATATCGACAACCTTGAATTCCTTTCGGACGTGATTCCCAAAACGACAACCTATAAGAAAttcaaggagaaaaaggccaaggatgCTGCGAAACGCACCGAGATGGAAAAGGGTCAACGAACGTTGAACGGGAATGGCTCTGGACCTGGAAGGTCAAACGGCGCCTCTGCTGATCCTGATCAGATCGATACTACGACTTCCCCGACATCTGTCCCACGCACGCCAGTTGTGCCTGTGAGCGTTCTGATTGCTGACGAGCCGGTTGAGCCGTCTGGCCGAGGTGATCCCGACGTTGAGATGCGGGATTGAGGTGATGTAAGCACGGTTGAGCAGAGCCTTTCACTGCTTTATATAATGTCTTTAATGATTGTGTTGGAGTTTCATGGGACGTCTCCCAGGGCTATTGTTGGCAACCTGGCTCTGgttctctttttctcagTTATAGTTGCGGGCCTCCGGTAGGATCATAGAGGCGAGCGTTTGCGCGCCGGTCCACTTAGGTACTGCATCAATCAGGAATCAACAACGAGAGAAGATCACATTCCTAGCTAAATCGATCAAGAATTCTCCCCTGGGCGCGTCTGATGACAATTGCCAGAATAAATATGGTGGTAGAATGATGCGAATTGTCCTGCGACCAGAAATGAAGTTCGCCCGAAGACCCGCTCAGCCAATGACAGGCCCCGTGATTCCGATCGCTAGCGAAAGCTCTGGCTCCAACTTCGACTTCCGACTTCATCCACTCCCTCCAACTTCTCAACCCGCCTTGTCATCCGACGCATCGCAATTGCGGTCAACCTCACACTCCGTGGTCAATTGCTATTCGAAATGTCGCTCTCTTCCGCCTCCAGCACTCTGCTGCGCACTTGCGCCCGCCAGCAGCTGACCACCTCCCGCGCCGCCGTCACCTCCTGCCAGCAGCGGAGGGGAGTCGCCGATGCGAAGTCCTCTTTCCAGAGTCCCTTCGCCTCTGCCAACGAGCGTGGCTCGACCCTGAACGTCCCCAACTTCAGCAAATACCAGTCCAAGAGCTCTCCTCGCTCCAACCAGGTCTTCTCCTACTTCATGGCCGGTACTATGGGTCTGGCCACCGCTGTCGGCGCCAAGGCCACTGTTCAGGGTACGTCAACCCTTCTTATCATTCTGCGACACGCCTCGTCGGATCCACTCGACTTTTCCGCCGGCTCTGGAAATCGATATACATGATCACATTGCGGACTCAAAGTTTACTGATCAATGTGCTTCTCCAATGAACAGACTTCCTCGTCAACATGTCCGCTTCCGCCGATGTCCTCGCCCAGGCCAAGGTCGAGATCGCTCTCGGCTCTATCCCCGAGGGAAAGAACGTACGTCAATCACTACTGCCACAGCTAGCGGTCAAGGGGTCTCCATCTGTATTTCTCTAACATTGGTCTCTTGCTCTAGGTCATTATTAAGTGGCGTGGTAAGCCCGTTTTCATCCGCCACCGCACCCAGGATGAGATTACCGAGGCCCGCGAGACCAAGTGGGAGTCCCTCCGTGATCCCCAGTCCGATGATGACCGTGTGCAACGCCCCGAGTGGTTGGTTATGCTGGGTGTCTGCACCCACTTGGGTTGTGTGCCCATCGGTGAGGCTGGTGACTACGGCGGCTGGTTCTGCCCCTGCCACGGCTCCCACTACGATATCTCCGGCCGTATTCGCAAGGGCCCCGCCCCTCTGAACCTCGAGGTTCCCCAATACAGCTTCCCCGAGGACGAGACCCTCATCATCGGTTAAAAGGATGGAAAgttcttttgcttctgtGATCGGGTTCTGCTCAGAACAAAGCATCCCTGCCCTCTCCCATGACATCTACAGGGATGCAAGTCCCTTGAGGTCTGGGAAAAGTGGGGATCTTTGATGAAGACAAGGATGAAAACTAGACCGAGTTGATCTTGTCTGTGTATGTGCTTGTGCgatgtttatttttttcctgtTTTTTTAGACAGAGCGTCCGTGTGTCTTGTCAAGATTAAGAGACTGTGTTATAATATGGACAAAAATGAGTCTCGTTTCCCCTCTGAGCAAGCCTCCGCCTGCCACCTACCATCCAGTATTTGTGGGTATAGAGTCGATCTACGACGAATGCCCTCGGTCCAGCCAAGTTACTTTTGGCACTCTGCACTGGGAAAACTAGATGCTTGATTGGATTCGACCCAACCCAATAATCGTTGACGAGCCTATGGGTAGATATCTACGGGCCGAGTGGAGACCAGAAATGATATGATCTGTAGTATACATTTGTGATGACACTGATTTACATCTATTTCGGATTTTCGTACATATTCAAGGGTGCGGATGCGCCCGCAGCGGCCGCAATGGACAAGCATATAAGTGATTGCAGCATGCGCATCGACAATGGATGCTTTATGCAAAAGGGGGAAACCTGCCTCTAGCGAGGTCTCACCAGGGCCAGAAGCAGACTGGTCAAAGCTGCTCCGGCTGCAGCGCTTTGCAACGCAGCTACGGTGATATCGCGCTGCGAGAGCGAAACTATTCGCTCGGCGAAGAGTTCATCAATCACCTGCCGCCAGTATTGAAGAGTGATTGGTGCCCAGGGAATTTCAGCCACGCGAGTGTAGAGTGACTTCTCGGGCGTAGGCTCAACCGTAGATTCAGCAGCGGGTTCAACGGTAGCTTCGGCGGTGAGAGAAGGTTCAACTGGTGAGATCGCCGGAGTGAGAGGAGCCTCGGCAGGTTCGTCTTTGGGCGCTTCGATGGCCGCGACAGATTTCTCGACCGTGGAATCAATGACCTCGGGGAGGGTCACCGAGCCTGCGGGCAAGGAAACGGCGCTATGGATGTGGTTCaagctcttctctttctccagggCCTCGACGACCTTGTCTTCGAACCCCTTGACAAGTCGGCTGCGGCGCCAAGGTTCCACGGCAATctggaaaatcaaaaagagcAGGACGTTGACACCCATGAGACCCCAGGTGCCCCAGGTGCTCATCCGGCGAATTTTGTCCGACCAGACCTGCTCTTCGTGGTAACGGGAAAGAATGCTCTTGTTCAGCGAAGCGGCAGCTTCTTCTGCCTCTCGCTCTGCACGGGAGAGTGCCTCTTGTGTCTCCGCTTCAGCGAGCTCGTTGGCATGATCATTGCGGTACAATAACGTAAAGCGCTCGAGGTCGGTCGGGGACCAGGCGTGCTTACGCTGCAGGAGCTCGTTAACCTCGCGCTGCGAAGTAGACCGATTGTTAATTGCAGATGTGTAGTTTTCCTTGGCCCTGCGCACTTGAGCACGAGCTTCGCGGAGTCGATCTTCTGTAGTGGGACAAAAGTTGGGGTGTTAACAACTATGTGTCCGGGAAAAAAGGCACACCACAGGGCGGTTCTTCATTCTTCCATCTTACCTTGAGTTTCAATATCCTTCTTGAGCACCTCGATGGCAGAGTAGCCCGTCAGATCATTAAGACGCTGTCCTGCGACAAAGACATTGGCTTGCATTGTATCCATCATCGTAGTGAACTGCTTTGACAATTGAGATCGGCGATTCTCCAGGTAAGACGGCAACCCGCCGGCTGAAGAGCTTAGAGTTGACCAAGAAGGTGTAGACTGTTTCTTCTGCTCGGCCGCTGTCCCCTCAGGTGATGCTTCGTTTTCGATCTTCATTTGTGCCTGCCATGACGAGGTCGAGTCCTGCTCCGAGGAGCTTTTGTGAGGGGTCCCCGCGGCTGCATTGGAGTCTGGCACGCCGTCTGACACGATGCCTGCCGCAGAATGCTCATTGACCCTCCCTAATTCGTCTGAGATCTTATCCTTCTCATCCGGAAGCGGGGCGAGTGACCTGGGGAGCTGGTGAAAGTGACATTGGCTGCAAATCGAGAAGCTTCGGGCGATCGGCCTGTCGGCAAAGACATTCGGAGGTGTTGTACGGAATCGGACTTGAGGG
This genomic interval carries:
- a CDS encoding putative chloride channel protein, whose product is MTSPRPSSTNLRSPSIVDERRILRRLSGLSFASTVDPETAPGARNSQGPTITDEISEIKRYEDFTTIDWVQDAVNEQNARRVKRQSGGGFWDQEGVLGWRRKVRESYDAGQAWLVVTLVGMAIGLNSAVLNIITEWLSDIKLGHCTTAFYLNEQFCCWGAEGGCPEWKHWTSWWLINYVVYFFFAVLFAFVAAILVKSFAPYAAGSGISEIKCIIAGFVMKGFLGGWTLLIKSIALPLAIASGLSVGKEGPSVHFAVCTGNVISRFFHKYKRSASKTREIMTASAAAGVAVAFGSPIGGVLFSLEEMANYFPLKTLWRSYFCALVATSVLAALNPFRTGQLVMFQVSYDRTWHFFELIFFVFIGVFGGLYGAFVIKWNLRVAAFRKKYLSQWPITESLVLAALTAILCYPNMFLKINMTEMMEILFQECEGGHDYDGICESKNRWWTVLSLAIATILRTVLVIISYGCKVPAGIFVPSMAVGASFGRMIGIMVQALYESFPNSSFFASCNPDVPCITPGTYAFLGAGAALSGIMHLTISVTVIMFELTGALTYILPTMIVVGVTKAVGDRFGNGGIADRMIWFNGFPFLDNKEDHVFNVPVSHAMTTDPLTLPAAGFPVREAEHLLNDNKFQGFPIVEDRTSKTLVGYIGRTELRYAIDRARSQGLLSPRARCVFTPEAAEASATRRVSVSRHLRTPDTFEDIQASVGAGVVDFSRYVDHTPLTVHPRLPLETVMEIFKKMGPRVILVERHGRLTGLVTVKDCLKYQFKVEAEEHALATTGAADFASAPLGGHLETAAPEALEDRLWRLILTVAGFVNGSIRPRGPVRLQDSRPRDRAMASESEPGRSDNAVDDGFVELEDRDEQTRTRGR
- a CDS encoding DNA polymerase epsilon subunit C; the encoded protein is MSPKVVPEPEEITGQSALPISRVKKIIQLDEDIAQCSSNATFVIAMATEMFIEYLAEQGHNVVKSERKPRKTVQYKDLATAVSHIDNLEFLSDVIPKTTTYKKFKEKKAKDAAKRTEMEKGQRTLNGNGSGPGRSNGASADPDQIDTTTSPTSVPRTPVVPVSVLIADEPVEPSGRGDPDVEMRD
- a CDS encoding Cytochrome b-c1 complex subunit Rieske, with amino-acid sequence MSLSSASSTLLRTCARQQLTTSRAAVTSCQQRRGVADAKSSFQSPFASANERGSTLNVPNFSKYQSKSSPRSNQVFSYFMAGTMGLATAVGAKATVQDFLVNMSASADVLAQAKVEIALGSIPEGKNVIIKWRGKPVFIRHRTQDEITEARETKWESLRDPQSDDDRVQRPEWLVMLGVCTHLGCVPIGEAGDYGGWFCPCHGSHYDISGRIRKGPAPLNLEVPQYSFPEDETLIIG
- a CDS encoding Sensitive to high expression protein; translation: MAMQSVPLLLRQSLRAHSQIIRAGARSKQSPQVRFRTTPPNVFADRPIARSFSICSQCHFHQLPRSLAPLPDEKDKISDELGRVNEHSAAGIVSDGVPDSNAAAGTPHKSSSEQDSTSSWQAQMKIENEASPEGTAAEQKKQSTPSWSTLSSSAGGLPSYLENRRSQLSKQFTTMMDTMQANVFVAGQRLNDLTGYSAIEVLKKDIETQEDRLREARAQVRRAKENYTSAINNRSTSQREVNELLQRKHAWSPTDLERFTLLYRNDHANELAEAETQEALSRAEREAEEAAASLNKSILSRYHEEQVWSDKIRRMSTWGTWGLMGVNVLLFLIFQIAVEPWRRSRLVKGFEDKVVEALEKEKSLNHIHSAVSLPAGSVTLPEVIDSTVEKSVAAIEAPKDEPAEAPLTPAISPVEPSLTAEATVEPAAESTVEPTPEKSLYTRVAEIPWAPITLQYWRQVIDELFAERIVSLSQRDITVAALQSAAAGAALTSLLLALVRPR